In the Aliarcobacter cryaerophilus genome, one interval contains:
- a CDS encoding CTP synthase, with the protein MTKFIFVTGGVLSSLGKGITSASIATILKQSGFKVSMLKIDPYLNVDPGTMSPLEHGEVFVTADGAETDLDLGNYERFIDRTLTKINSFTTGQVYQSVIKREREGGYLGKTIQVIPHVVDEIKNRIFAAAEGNEFLIIEIGGTVGDIESLPFLEAIRSIRHELPKSNTMNIHVSLVPYIKAAGELKTKPTQHSVQELRRIGITPHMLVCRTEKELPKALKDKLALSCDIDRNAVIEAGDAQSIYQMPLHFIKDGILTPLQEHFNIKIKPNMEKWDTLVKNILVPQDEVTIGFVGKYLDLKESYKSLTEALIHAGAHLNTKINIHWCDSERIEDLGAYEVIGNVDAILVAGGFGARGVKGKLEAIKYARENNITFLGICLGMQLAIIEFARNVLGIEDANSIEFDSETKNPLIYLIDKFIDQSGNKQLRTSKSPLGGTMRLGEYPFEPLKGSKLQKAYGNNKEYFERHRHRYEANPKYKEALEKAGMIICGESNGLIEAVELQDHPWFVGVQFHPEFTSHLETPNPIILDFVRKANSPK; encoded by the coding sequence ATGACAAAATTCATTTTTGTAACAGGTGGAGTTTTAAGTTCTTTAGGAAAAGGAATTACATCGGCTTCAATTGCTACAATATTAAAACAATCTGGATTTAAAGTAAGTATGTTAAAAATTGATCCTTACTTAAATGTAGATCCAGGAACTATGAGCCCTTTAGAACATGGAGAAGTTTTTGTAACAGCTGATGGAGCTGAAACTGACCTTGATTTAGGAAACTATGAAAGATTTATAGATAGAACTTTAACAAAAATAAATAGTTTTACAACTGGTCAAGTTTATCAAAGTGTTATAAAAAGGGAGAGAGAAGGTGGTTATCTTGGAAAAACTATTCAAGTAATTCCTCATGTTGTTGATGAGATAAAAAATAGAATTTTTGCTGCTGCTGAAGGAAATGAATTTTTAATTATTGAAATTGGTGGAACTGTTGGAGATATAGAGAGTCTTCCATTCCTAGAAGCTATTCGTTCTATTAGACACGAACTTCCAAAATCAAACACTATGAATATTCATGTAAGTTTAGTTCCATATATTAAAGCAGCTGGTGAGCTTAAAACAAAACCAACTCAACACTCTGTTCAAGAGTTAAGAAGAATTGGTATAACTCCTCATATGTTAGTTTGTAGAACAGAAAAAGAGCTTCCAAAAGCTCTAAAAGACAAATTAGCACTATCTTGTGACATTGATAGAAATGCTGTTATTGAAGCTGGTGATGCGCAATCTATTTATCAAATGCCTTTACATTTTATAAAAGATGGTATTTTAACTCCTCTTCAAGAACATTTTAATATTAAAATAAAACCAAATATGGAGAAATGGGACACTTTAGTAAAAAATATTTTAGTTCCGCAAGATGAAGTTACTATTGGCTTTGTTGGAAAATATCTTGATTTAAAAGAGTCTTACAAATCTTTAACTGAAGCTTTAATTCATGCAGGTGCTCACCTAAATACAAAAATAAATATTCACTGGTGTGATAGTGAAAGAATTGAAGATTTAGGAGCTTATGAAGTTATTGGGAATGTAGATGCTATCTTAGTTGCAGGTGGTTTTGGAGCAAGAGGCGTTAAAGGAAAACTTGAAGCTATTAAATATGCAAGAGAAAATAATATAACTTTCTTAGGAATTTGTCTAGGAATGCAACTTGCAATTATTGAGTTTGCTAGAAATGTTTTAGGAATTGAAGATGCAAACTCTATTGAATTTGATAGTGAAACAAAAAATCCTCTAATATATTTAATTGATAAATTTATTGATCAAAGCGGAAATAAACAACTAAGAACTAGTAAATCACCTCTTGGTGGAACTATGAGATTAGGAGAGTATCCTTTTGAACCACTAAAAGGTTCAAAACTACAAAAAGCATATGGAAATAATAAAGAGTATTTTGAAAGACATAGACATAGATATGAAGCAAATCCAAAATATAAAGAGGCTTTAGAAAAAGCTGGAATGATTATTTGCGGTGAATCAAATGGACTTATTGAAGCAGTTGAACTACAAGACCATCCTTGGTTTGTAGGTGTTCAATTTCATCCTGAATTTACATCTCATTTAGAGACACCAAATCCTATAATTTTGGATTTTGTAAGAAAAGCTAACTCTCCTAAATAA
- the recJ gene encoding single-stranded-DNA-specific exonuclease RecJ: MSKITKDRLFEILNARHLNNPYSKLASIPSFNNFKDINIATKRVKQAILSGEKITIVGDYDVDGIVSTTIMLDFFNSLGIKVDYIIPNRFEHGYGLSVKIVDMIDSGLVITVDNGITAYEASLKLKEKNIDLIITDHHTVGDKVPIALAIINPKQNDCNFEFKEICGAQVAWYFCAAIKNEMNYDINMSSYLDLLCLAIIADIMPMTSLNYTMVRQGLKKIKNSSREAFKLLNSHLKKDILVSDDIGFTIAPKLNSAGRMDDATIALKFLLSKDQSSAYESLAVLDELNSYRKTIQERISNEAEQKSNKEDRAVIVWAEDWHEGIIGIVASKLSNSYKKPAFIFSIQNGIAKGSARANSNINLYDLISKASHLLLGFGGHKNAAGLSLLEENLPKFKEIINKELEKSDDILHNEFITLGELDVSSVDLEFISIIESFEPYGLENDRPFFKVSNANLIKSELIGKDKNHLKLTLSSDGFVFEALKFFNSNTNLNNRLDLIISISKNEFRGVVTPTFLIQDFL, from the coding sequence ATGTCGAAAATCACAAAGGATAGACTTTTTGAAATCTTAAATGCAAGGCATTTGAATAATCCATATTCAAAACTTGCATCTATACCATCTTTTAATAACTTCAAAGATATTAATATCGCTACAAAAAGAGTAAAACAAGCTATTTTGAGTGGTGAAAAAATAACTATTGTTGGAGATTATGATGTAGATGGTATTGTATCTACGACTATTATGTTAGATTTTTTTAACTCTTTGGGTATAAAAGTTGATTATATTATTCCAAATAGATTTGAGCATGGTTATGGTTTATCTGTTAAAATTGTTGATATGATTGATAGTGGTTTAGTAATTACTGTTGATAATGGAATAACTGCATATGAAGCATCTTTAAAACTAAAAGAGAAGAATATTGATTTAATAATCACAGACCACCATACAGTTGGAGATAAAGTTCCAATAGCACTTGCAATTATTAACCCAAAACAAAATGATTGTAATTTTGAATTTAAAGAGATTTGTGGAGCTCAAGTTGCTTGGTATTTTTGTGCTGCAATAAAAAATGAGATGAACTATGATATAAATATGAGTTCATATTTAGACCTTTTATGTTTAGCAATAATTGCAGATATTATGCCTATGACAAGCCTTAATTACACTATGGTAAGACAAGGATTAAAAAAGATAAAAAACTCTTCTAGAGAAGCTTTTAAACTTTTAAATTCTCACTTAAAAAAAGATATTTTAGTTTCTGATGATATTGGATTTACAATTGCTCCAAAACTAAATAGTGCTGGTAGAATGGATGATGCAACCATTGCATTAAAATTTTTATTATCAAAAGACCAATCTAGTGCATATGAGAGTTTAGCTGTTTTAGATGAATTGAATAGTTACAGAAAAACTATTCAAGAGAGAATTTCTAATGAAGCAGAGCAAAAATCAAATAAAGAGGATAGAGCTGTTATTGTTTGGGCTGAAGATTGGCATGAAGGAATTATTGGTATTGTTGCTTCAAAACTCTCAAATAGTTATAAAAAACCTGCTTTTATATTTTCAATCCAAAATGGTATTGCAAAAGGTAGTGCAAGAGCGAATTCAAATATAAATTTATATGATTTAATATCTAAAGCTTCACATCTTCTTTTAGGTTTTGGTGGACATAAAAATGCTGCTGGTCTATCTTTATTGGAAGAAAATCTACCTAAATTTAAAGAAATAATAAATAAAGAACTAGAAAAATCAGATGATATATTGCACAATGAGTTTATAACTTTGGGTGAACTTGATGTTAGTAGTGTAGATTTGGAGTTTATATCTATTATTGAAAGTTTTGAACCTTATGGACTTGAAAATGATAGACCATTTTTTAAAGTTTCAAATGCAAATCTTATAAAATCAGAACTAATAGGTAAAGATAAAAATCATCTAAAATTAACTTTAAGTAGTGATGGATTTGTTTTTGAAGCTTTGAAGTTTTTTAACTCAAATACAAATTTAAATAATAGATTGGATTTGATAATATCAATTTCAAAAAATGAGTTTAGAGGAGTAGTTACTCCAACTTTTTTAATTCAAGATTTTTTATAA
- a CDS encoding DJ-1 family glyoxalase III: protein MAKILVPIANGFEEIEAISVIDICRRAGIEVVTAGVEDKVLIGAHNIKIEMDKKIDEVKSSDFDMIVLPGGLPNAFTLAEDKDVQRLLKEFEEKNKKIGAICAAPYALHKAGVLNQNYTCYPSFEKKIKDTGYHDDKNVVTDNNVITSRGPATAIDFALEIVKTLKGNDIYHQIKTGLLA, encoded by the coding sequence ATGGCAAAAATTTTAGTTCCAATAGCAAATGGATTTGAAGAGATAGAGGCAATTTCAGTTATTGATATTTGCAGAAGAGCCGGAATAGAAGTTGTGACTGCTGGAGTTGAAGATAAAGTTTTAATTGGTGCTCATAATATAAAAATTGAGATGGATAAGAAAATTGATGAAGTAAAATCAAGTGATTTTGATATGATAGTTCTTCCAGGTGGTCTTCCAAATGCTTTTACTTTGGCTGAAGATAAAGACGTTCAAAGACTTTTAAAAGAGTTTGAAGAGAAAAACAAAAAAATTGGAGCTATTTGTGCAGCGCCTTATGCACTTCACAAAGCAGGAGTTTTAAATCAAAACTATACTTGCTATCCAAGTTTTGAAAAAAAGATAAAAGATACTGGCTACCATGATGATAAAAATGTGGTTACTGATAATAATGTAATCACATCAAGAGGACCAGCAACTGCTATTGATTTTGCACTTGAAATTGTAAAAACTTTAAAAGGTAATGATATTTATCACCAAATTAAAACAGGTCTTCTAGCATAA
- a CDS encoding FlgO family outer membrane protein, with translation MILKKLRVFRFYLSLMLLTLFLSSCGAYKDPISKNTNFDSMLNDMVKKSAMKIKKNVAYDEVVLVSDFVNLDNLKNRSQLGFLLSNLLKDRLSSLDVIVKEIELGKEFEFGPSGFNLLTREKNRILSDNVKSRYAVVGTYSISNKSLNLFIKLIDINSGNILSSSFARTDLDSEILDLEGISQNRDMEFRNSIRRPMVL, from the coding sequence ATGATTTTAAAAAAATTAAGAGTATTTAGATTTTATCTATCTTTAATGCTCTTAACACTTTTTTTAAGCTCTTGTGGAGCATATAAAGACCCAATTTCAAAAAATACAAATTTTGATTCAATGTTAAACGATATGGTAAAAAAATCAGCTATGAAGATTAAGAAAAATGTAGCTTATGATGAGGTTGTTTTGGTATCAGATTTTGTAAATCTTGATAATTTAAAAAATAGATCTCAACTTGGTTTTTTACTATCAAATCTTTTAAAAGATAGATTATCATCTTTAGATGTTATTGTAAAAGAGATAGAACTAGGAAAAGAGTTTGAATTTGGACCATCTGGGTTTAATCTTTTAACTAGAGAAAAAAATAGAATTTTAAGTGATAATGTAAAATCAAGATATGCAGTTGTTGGAACTTACTCTATTTCTAATAAAAGCTTAAATCTTTTTATAAAATTAATAGATATAAATAGTGGAAATATACTTAGTTCATCTTTTGCTAGAACAGATTTAGATAGTGAAATATTAGATCTTGAGGGAATATCTCAAAATCGAGATATGGAATTTAGAAATAGTATTAGAAGACCTATGGTCTTATAA
- a CDS encoding FlgO family outer membrane protein yields MSKQILKFAIFVCFITILAGCTQKNKEVQTESDKVNQMKAGMNVANYKQENITVQNSLEATISSLATQMMVNKKLDTSKPLIVTSFVRLDQFKTTSEFGRVVGESMIDELSNRGFNLIEFRGQMAISVNDKGEYFLSRKPHELKKEVPSTYVVVGTYSRQNGKVILNARVIDNITGKVITSARATYVHGLAHDCTMFGDCPPMRTIKIVKEK; encoded by the coding sequence ATGTCTAAACAGATTTTAAAATTTGCTATTTTTGTATGTTTTATAACTATTCTTGCAGGATGTACTCAAAAAAACAAAGAGGTACAAACTGAATCAGATAAGGTAAATCAGATGAAAGCTGGTATGAATGTTGCGAACTATAAACAAGAAAATATTACAGTTCAAAATAGTTTAGAAGCAACTATATCATCTCTTGCAACACAGATGATGGTAAATAAAAAACTTGATACTAGTAAGCCATTAATTGTAACTTCTTTTGTAAGATTAGATCAATTCAAAACAACTTCAGAGTTTGGAAGAGTTGTTGGTGAAAGTATGATTGATGAGTTATCAAATAGAGGATTTAATCTAATTGAGTTTAGAGGTCAAATGGCTATTTCTGTGAATGATAAAGGTGAGTATTTTTTAAGTAGAAAACCACATGAGCTAAAAAAAGAGGTTCCTAGCACTTATGTTGTTGTTGGTACTTACTCAAGACAAAATGGAAAAGTTATTTTAAATGCAAGAGTTATTGATAATATAACTGGAAAAGTAATAACAAGTGCAAGAGCTACTTATGTTCATGGATTAGCTCATGATTGTACAATGTTTGGAGATTGTCCCCCTATGAGAACTATAAAAATTGTAAAAGAGAAGTAG